ACGAGGACGGACGGATCCTCTACGAGGAGCTGATGGGGGAGGAGGGGTTCTCCTCCGACTCCTCCCTGCTCTACCACCGGCACATCCCGTCCGCCATCGTCGGCGCCCGGCCCTGGGAGCTCCCCGACCAGTCGCTGACGCCGAACGACCTGCTGCTCCCGCGCCACCTCAAGCTGCACGACCTGTTCACCGAGGAGCAGGCGACGGCCACCGACGCGGTCACCGGTCGCCAGCTCGTGCTGGGCAACCCCGACGTCCGGATCTCCTACGCCTGGGTCGGGACGACCTCGCCGCTGTACAAGAACGCGATCGGCGACGAGTGCGTCTACGTCGAGCGCGGCTCGGCCCTGGTGGAGACCCAGTTCGGCACGCTGGAGGCGGCGGAGGGCGACTACGTCATCATCCCGCGGGCGACCATCCACCGCTGGGTCCTGCGCGAGGGGGAGACCGCCCGGCTCTACTTCATCGAGGCGACCAGCCACATCGCCCCGCCGAAGCGCTACCTGTCCAAGTACGGCCAGCTCCTCGAGCACGCGCCGTACTCCGAGCGCGACCTCACCGGCCCGAGCGGACCGCTGCTGCGCGACGAGACGGACGTGGACGTCTACATCAAGCACCGCGGCCGGGGACCGGGCGGCCTCGCCGGCACCGTGCACACGGTGCCGAACCACCCCTTCGACGTCGTCGGTT
The window above is part of the Nocardioides campestrisoli genome. Proteins encoded here:
- a CDS encoding homogentisate 1,2-dioxygenase, coding for MAHYRQIGPVPKQRHTLHKDEDGRILYEELMGEEGFSSDSSLLYHRHIPSAIVGARPWELPDQSLTPNDLLLPRHLKLHDLFTEEQATATDAVTGRQLVLGNPDVRISYAWVGTTSPLYKNAIGDECVYVERGSALVETQFGTLEAAEGDYVIIPRATIHRWVLREGETARLYFIEATSHIAPPKRYLSKYGQLLEHAPYSERDLTGPSGPLLRDETDVDVYIKHRGRGPGGLAGTVHTVPNHPFDVVGWDGCLYPYTFNIRDYMPITGKVHQPPPAHQVFEGHNFVICNFVPRKVDYHELAVPVPYYHSNVDSDEIMFYVDGDYEARKGSGIGKGSISIHPGGHAHGPQPGAVEASLGAEYFDETAVMVDTFRPLDLGPAARATDDGKYAASWTGGRWLPAASEDA